A region from the Vallitalea longa genome encodes:
- a CDS encoding ABC transporter permease, whose protein sequence is MSDVNEIKNQKLCYRNVRMKISEFYKEPMMLTLTGFILLCIVMGIFSPEFFSASNMSNVLRQVTINAILAVGMTFVILSSRIDLSVGSVMAFTGTMMAAAMVDYGIPWFGAILIGVVIGATLGLINGIIISYLKLPAIIVTLAMMQIPRGLALLYTGGYPLNGLPSSFSNIGRGYLFNIIPIPVVIMVIVYILAYIILNHLPIGRYIYAIGGNEEAVRLSGIKVKLYKIIPFVVSGITASIGGVIITSRLMSGQPMAGEGFELDAIAAVVLGGTDVAGGRGHIVGTLLGAMMLGVLTNGLNLIGVSPYVQRIFKGLIIIAAVYVSGRNKD, encoded by the coding sequence ATGAGTGATGTCAATGAAATAAAGAATCAGAAATTATGTTATAGAAATGTAAGGATGAAGATATCAGAGTTTTATAAAGAGCCTATGATGTTGACACTTACAGGATTTATCCTTTTATGTATCGTTATGGGCATTTTTTCACCAGAATTCTTTTCTGCAAGTAATATGAGTAATGTACTAAGGCAGGTAACAATCAATGCTATTCTGGCTGTTGGTATGACTTTCGTAATATTAAGTTCAAGGATAGATCTGTCCGTTGGATCAGTAATGGCTTTTACAGGGACTATGATGGCAGCTGCCATGGTGGATTATGGAATACCTTGGTTCGGGGCAATATTAATCGGTGTAGTTATAGGGGCAACATTAGGACTTATTAATGGTATAATCATATCTTATCTGAAGTTGCCAGCTATAATAGTAACATTAGCTATGATGCAAATTCCTAGGGGCTTAGCTCTTTTATATACAGGGGGGTATCCATTAAACGGTTTACCTTCAAGTTTTTCCAATATTGGTAGAGGATATCTTTTCAACATCATTCCAATACCAGTAGTTATCATGGTGATAGTATATATCCTTGCATACATTATCTTGAATCATTTACCAATAGGTCGTTATATCTATGCTATTGGTGGTAATGAAGAAGCAGTTCGCCTATCAGGTATAAAAGTCAAACTTTATAAAATAATCCCCTTTGTGGTAAGTGGTATTACAGCTTCTATTGGTGGAGTGATCATTACTTCTAGATTGATGTCAGGTCAACCTATGGCTGGAGAAGGATTCGAGTTAGATGCTATAGCGGCAGTAGTTCTTGGAGGTACTGATGTTGCCGGAGGAAGAGGACATATCGTTGGTACTCTACTTGGAGCAATGATGCTTGGAGTATTAACCAATGGGCTTAACTTGATTGGAGTATCTCCTTATGTTCAAAGAATTTTCAAAGGTTTGATTATAATTGCCGCAGTATATGTTAGTGGACGCAACAAAGATTAA
- a CDS encoding alcohol dehydrogenase catalytic domain-containing protein, protein MTNLTDLPKKMKAVVAYGPEDYKVTEVDVPRAGFEEVVIKVGACGICGSDIKAYHGSDMFWGGEVPWFKVPVIPGHEFFGYVVELGEGAAEKHELEIGDKVTTDQIKPCGKCRFCQSGKYWMCEVHNMYGFQKDIAEGGMAEYMKFGSTSKIYKIPESLSLKESSIIEPLACAIHTVQRANIEFEDVVVLAGAGTLGLCMVQLISLKTPKKLIVLDVDDKRLRTAKELGADIIINPKEEDAIKKVKSLTEGYGCDVYIEATGSPIGVTQGLEMIRKLGRFIEFSVFGAKTTTDWSVIGDRKELDIRGSHLGPYTYPVAIDLLERKLIKADPIVSEIHPLADFEKAFKIAKSGKVIKVLLQP, encoded by the coding sequence ATGACAAATTTAACTGATTTACCAAAAAAAATGAAAGCAGTTGTAGCATATGGCCCAGAAGATTACAAAGTTACAGAGGTAGATGTTCCAAGAGCTGGCTTTGAAGAAGTAGTTATAAAAGTTGGAGCTTGTGGTATATGTGGTAGTGATATAAAAGCATATCATGGTTCTGATATGTTTTGGGGAGGAGAAGTTCCTTGGTTCAAAGTTCCAGTAATTCCAGGACATGAATTTTTTGGCTATGTGGTTGAACTTGGTGAAGGAGCAGCTGAAAAACATGAACTTGAAATAGGTGATAAAGTAACAACTGACCAAATAAAGCCCTGTGGCAAGTGTCGTTTCTGTCAATCGGGCAAGTATTGGATGTGTGAAGTACACAATATGTATGGTTTCCAAAAAGATATTGCAGAAGGTGGAATGGCTGAATATATGAAATTTGGAAGTACATCAAAAATATATAAAATACCAGAAAGTCTTTCGCTAAAAGAATCAAGTATCATAGAACCTCTTGCTTGTGCTATTCATACTGTTCAGAGAGCTAATATCGAATTTGAAGATGTAGTTGTTCTAGCAGGAGCTGGTACTTTAGGATTATGTATGGTTCAATTGATTTCTCTAAAAACACCTAAGAAATTAATTGTATTGGATGTAGACGATAAAAGGTTGAGAACAGCAAAAGAACTTGGTGCCGATATAATAATTAACCCAAAAGAAGAAGATGCAATAAAGAAAGTGAAATCTCTAACAGAAGGATATGGATGTGATGTATATATAGAAGCAACTGGTTCACCTATTGGAGTTACACAAGGTCTTGAAATGATTAGAAAATTAGGTAGATTTATTGAATTTAGCGTTTTTGGTGCTAAGACTACAACTGATTGGAGTGTTATTGGTGATCGCAAAGAGCTAGATATAAGGGGATCTCATTTAGGACCATATACATATCCTGTAGCCATAGACTTATTAGAACGTAAATTGATTAAAGCTGATCCTATAGTTTCTGAAATACATCCATTAGCTGATTTTGAAAAAGCTTTTAAGATTGCGAAGAGTGGAAAAGTAATCAAAGTATTATTACAACCTTAG
- a CDS encoding FGGY-family carbohydrate kinase, with protein MNYVIGLDIGTQGTKAVLVDSTGKVLAHCYKGYDVETPKPSWAQQWPEPWVEATIYTIKGVVNSSNVPVEEIKGVAISSLYGGSGIPVDDDMNPLAPCLIWMDRRAEEEVAWVEKNIDLDELFEVTGNHVNSYFGFTKMLWIKNNLPDVWKKTKYFLPPACYVVYKLTGDVAVDLSSAGNIGGVFDLKNRTWSKTMQDKLDIPNSFFPERLVECTEVVGGVTSGIAELTGLKEGTSVICGGVDAVVATIGAGVFSEGSHVAMMGTSMCWGFVTEQPNLSEKLVSMPFAIDSKSKIYTFGGAATAGVVLRWFRDTFGELELQSEKQIGIDAYTLLELKAKKIGPGADGLVVLPYFMGERSPIWDSQARGTVIGLSLMHTKAHLYKAFMEGVSYALRHNIELVETTSANLNREIIIVGGCSKSLIWPQIFADVTGRPVRIIQDDVEAPLADALLAGLATNVFQDEGSFSNWLTFKETIQPNLENTKKYDLYFEQYKEIYNNLKENMKILNQISAK; from the coding sequence ATGAATTATGTAATTGGTTTAGATATAGGAACCCAAGGGACAAAAGCAGTGTTAGTAGATTCAACAGGTAAAGTGTTAGCTCATTGCTATAAAGGCTATGATGTTGAAACTCCAAAACCTTCATGGGCTCAACAGTGGCCAGAACCGTGGGTTGAGGCAACGATTTATACAATTAAGGGTGTAGTCAATTCAAGCAATGTACCTGTAGAAGAGATTAAAGGGGTAGCTATAAGCAGTCTATATGGTGGCTCAGGAATACCAGTTGATGATGACATGAATCCTTTAGCTCCCTGCCTAATATGGATGGATCGTAGAGCAGAAGAAGAAGTAGCATGGGTAGAAAAAAATATAGACCTGGATGAATTATTTGAAGTTACAGGAAACCATGTTAATTCTTACTTCGGTTTTACTAAAATGTTGTGGATCAAAAATAATTTACCTGATGTTTGGAAAAAGACAAAATATTTCTTACCACCTGCTTGCTATGTGGTTTATAAATTAACTGGTGATGTAGCAGTAGATCTTTCATCAGCTGGAAATATTGGCGGAGTATTTGATTTGAAAAATAGAACTTGGTCCAAAACTATGCAAGATAAACTTGATATACCTAATAGTTTTTTTCCAGAACGTCTAGTGGAGTGTACTGAAGTTGTTGGTGGAGTTACTTCAGGTATAGCTGAACTAACAGGTCTGAAAGAAGGAACAAGTGTCATTTGTGGAGGTGTAGATGCTGTTGTCGCTACTATCGGTGCAGGGGTATTTTCTGAAGGTAGTCATGTAGCGATGATGGGTACTTCCATGTGTTGGGGATTCGTTACAGAGCAACCCAACTTATCAGAAAAATTGGTAAGTATGCCTTTTGCTATTGATTCCAAGTCTAAAATATATACTTTTGGTGGAGCGGCAACTGCAGGAGTCGTATTGAGATGGTTTAGAGATACTTTTGGTGAATTGGAACTTCAGTCAGAGAAACAGATAGGTATTGATGCTTACACCTTGTTAGAATTAAAAGCCAAAAAAATTGGTCCTGGTGCTGATGGATTAGTAGTTCTACCATATTTCATGGGAGAAAGAAGCCCTATATGGGATAGTCAGGCTAGAGGAACAGTTATAGGATTAAGTCTAATGCACACGAAAGCACATTTATATAAAGCATTCATGGAAGGGGTATCATATGCTCTAAGACATAATATTGAACTAGTGGAAACAACATCAGCCAATCTGAACAGAGAAATCATTATTGTTGGAGGATGTTCTAAATCTCTTATATGGCCACAAATTTTTGCGGATGTGACTGGTAGACCAGTAAGAATAATTCAAGATGACGTTGAAGCACCTCTTGCAGATGCGTTACTAGCTGGATTGGCTACAAATGTTTTTCAAGATGAAGGAAGTTTTTCTAACTGGTTAACATTCAAAGAAACAATACAACCTAATCTGGAAAATACAAAAAAATACGATTTGTATTTTGAACAGTATAAGGAAATTTACAACAATTTAAAGGAAAACATGAAAATACTTAATCAAATCAGTGCTAAATAA
- a CDS encoding HAD family hydrolase: MNRHKYKMLVFDMDGVILDSEPLHEYAKKRILQDYNISPNIDLFWSVGNPNIVLWRKIITEYKISSTPEELEQKQYEYIIEQLEEQNVKASNGIEELLNWAKRNEFLIGLASSSNRYFVDYVLHFLKIKDYFEYTIAGDEVTHKKPKPDVYLAIIDMADILPSQVIAIEDSSSGIKAAVEAGISCIGYQNPTSGKQDLGLAEHIITALDEVQEYI, encoded by the coding sequence ATGAATAGACATAAATATAAAATGTTGGTGTTTGATATGGATGGTGTTATCCTAGATAGTGAGCCTCTACATGAATATGCCAAAAAGAGAATTCTTCAAGATTATAATATTTCTCCAAATATTGATTTGTTTTGGTCTGTTGGAAATCCGAATATAGTGTTATGGAGAAAAATAATTACAGAATATAAGATTTCAAGTACACCTGAAGAATTGGAACAAAAGCAATATGAATACATAATAGAACAATTAGAAGAACAAAATGTGAAAGCAAGTAATGGTATTGAAGAATTACTGAATTGGGCTAAGAGAAATGAGTTTTTGATAGGTCTTGCATCTTCCTCTAATCGATATTTTGTAGATTATGTTCTGCATTTTCTGAAGATAAAAGATTATTTTGAATATACTATAGCTGGTGATGAGGTAACACATAAGAAACCTAAGCCAGATGTATATTTAGCTATCATAGATATGGCTGATATTTTGCCTTCTCAAGTTATTGCTATAGAAGATTCTTCATCGGGTATAAAAGCAGCGGTAGAAGCGGGTATTTCGTGTATAGGATATCAAAACCCCACATCTGGTAAACAAGATTTGGGTTTAGCTGAGCATATTATCACAGCTTTGGATGAAGTACAGGAATATATATGA
- a CDS encoding nucleotidyltransferase domain-containing protein, giving the protein MILNFHHKIIKNFVEKVYAYCKQNEFTMILKGSLLKGTATKFSDIDLVILGEIFEQQADELISLYGEPVMTNYTKNPKGILILLYKDTLSVDLDIRETVSEYELKNSRVLLRYDRNININNHEDIEG; this is encoded by the coding sequence ATGATATTAAATTTCCATCACAAAATCATAAAAAATTTTGTGGAAAAAGTATATGCTTATTGTAAACAAAATGAATTTACGATGATTTTAAAAGGATCATTATTAAAGGGTACTGCAACTAAATTTTCAGATATAGATTTAGTTATATTAGGAGAAATTTTTGAGCAACAAGCAGATGAATTAATTAGTCTATATGGTGAACCAGTTATGACTAACTATACAAAGAACCCTAAAGGAATTTTAATTTTGCTTTATAAAGATACTTTATCTGTAGATTTAGATATCAGAGAAACAGTATCAGAATATGAATTGAAAAACAGTAGAGTATTATTAAGGTATGATAGAAACATTAACATAAATAACCATGAAGATATAGAAGGGTAA
- a CDS encoding 2'-5' RNA ligase family protein has product MGYAIEVFFDKTSEEKLIEYWRLLHQHGYSSYMYENGGHPHIAFAVFDDDIKDINNFKKIIREYYKGIKSFEILFSYLGLFTTDEGVSFIAPKISLQLLEYHKRFYNKICENGYDEWFNDYYKPDVWIPHCTMTIQTNVRNQMKGLDLLRSVFKPFKAQVERVALIEFYPIKYLEVIELDELQ; this is encoded by the coding sequence ATGGGATATGCAATTGAAGTATTTTTTGATAAAACAAGCGAAGAGAAGTTAATTGAATATTGGAGGCTATTACATCAGCATGGTTACAGTTCATATATGTATGAAAATGGAGGACATCCACATATTGCTTTTGCTGTATTTGACGACGATATTAAAGACATTAATAATTTTAAAAAGATTATAAGGGAATATTATAAGGGTATAAAGTCGTTTGAGATACTTTTTTCTTATCTAGGTTTATTTACTACTGATGAAGGTGTTAGTTTTATCGCACCAAAAATATCATTACAATTGTTGGAGTATCATAAAAGATTTTATAATAAAATATGTGAGAATGGATATGATGAATGGTTTAATGATTACTATAAACCAGATGTTTGGATACCTCATTGTACTATGACAATTCAGACTAATGTTAGAAATCAAATGAAAGGGCTAGATTTGTTAAGAAGTGTATTTAAACCATTTAAAGCACAGGTTGAAAGAGTTGCATTAATTGAGTTTTATCCAATCAAGTATTTGGAAGTAATTGAGTTGGATGAGCTACAATAA
- a CDS encoding DUF2785 domain-containing protein, whose amino-acid sequence MENNLKAILKEIKEDNYEVPATIDVNELILRMMDNIGSLDIELREKLINSTMYHLIMKNKIPDKKLIEVLKMSIDKNHLFFGIGEKGTDSVFTRTFSILLIPLILIKHRESNFLSKEEIKVVYVKVVDYFLKEKDLRGYVEHKGWAHSVAHAADALDDLALCSEIEYKELLYILEIIKEKVCISNYVYINEEDERLVTAVISIMNRGLISDKELCKWINSFSNYKKTGLYPEDDNLLTNVKSFLRSLYFRIIKLENKKSLVEGIRKGLEIISNFN is encoded by the coding sequence ATGGAAAATAATTTGAAGGCAATATTAAAAGAAATAAAAGAAGATAATTATGAAGTGCCAGCGACTATAGATGTCAATGAGTTGATCTTAAGAATGATGGATAATATAGGTAGTTTGGATATAGAGTTACGTGAAAAATTAATAAATTCAACAATGTATCACTTGATTATGAAAAATAAAATACCGGATAAAAAGTTGATTGAAGTATTAAAAATGAGCATAGATAAAAATCATTTATTTTTTGGAATTGGAGAGAAAGGTACTGATTCAGTATTTACTCGCACATTCAGTATTTTATTAATACCGTTGATACTTATTAAACACAGAGAATCCAACTTCCTTTCAAAAGAAGAAATAAAAGTAGTATATGTAAAAGTGGTAGATTACTTCTTAAAGGAAAAAGACTTAAGAGGATATGTAGAACATAAAGGATGGGCACATTCCGTTGCACATGCTGCAGATGCACTAGATGATTTAGCTCTATGTTCTGAAATAGAATATAAAGAATTACTATATATTCTAGAGATAATTAAAGAGAAGGTATGTATTAGTAATTATGTATATATCAATGAGGAAGATGAAAGATTAGTAACAGCTGTAATTAGTATTATGAATAGGGGATTAATCTCAGATAAAGAGCTCTGTAAATGGATAAATAGTTTTAGTAATTATAAAAAAACAGGATTATATCCAGAAGATGATAATCTATTAACAAATGTGAAGAGCTTTCTAAGAAGCTTGTATTTTAGAATAATTAAATTAGAAAATAAGAAAAGTTTAGTTGAAGGAATAAGAAAGGGTCTAGAAATAATAAGTAATTTTAATTAA
- a CDS encoding FGGY-family carbohydrate kinase, with amino-acid sequence MGKYVLAIDCGTQSLRGLIFDKNGNLLVKVKKEFNPYYSVEPGWAEQDPNVYWNSLCEVCRQIKEDEEEIFSEIDRVVVTTQRDSCVLLGKNGEIIRPAILWMDQRKIKKARNMNLYNKLTITAVGMMNTAKNFSLNCNAHWIQDYEPENWKKTHKYLQISGFLNYKLTHEFKDSIASQIGHIPFNYKHFRWESKYGQKSQIFHIEREKLCDLVAPSGIIGYVVDEACSETGLKKGIPVVAGGSDKGCETLGVGCFDNYTASISLGSNASIQTTSKKYYEALRFICPFPAVIPKAYNPEIQIYRGYWMISWFKKEFAQKEVAQAKELNIAPEELLNRRLNDIPPGCDGLVFQPYWGAGAKRPEGKGAIIGFDDYHTRIHIYRAIIEGIGFGLYEGLQYIQKKSKMNIEKIMVSGGGSQSDAICQITADLFNKPVYRVQTYETSGLGAAIVGYVSKGEYKTFGEAVKNMVHMKDEFLPDSENVKTYSRIYKDIYCRVYNKLKPLYKEMQNDNADN; translated from the coding sequence ATGGGAAAATATGTACTTGCAATTGATTGTGGTACACAGAGTTTAAGGGGATTAATATTTGATAAGAACGGAAACTTGTTAGTAAAAGTAAAAAAAGAATTTAATCCTTATTATTCAGTTGAGCCTGGTTGGGCTGAACAAGATCCAAATGTATATTGGAATAGTTTATGTGAGGTTTGTAGACAAATCAAAGAAGATGAAGAAGAAATCTTCTCTGAAATAGACAGAGTAGTTGTGACAACACAAAGAGATTCATGTGTTTTACTTGGTAAAAATGGAGAAATTATAAGACCAGCTATCTTATGGATGGACCAGAGGAAGATAAAAAAAGCAAGAAATATGAATCTATATAATAAGTTGACTATTACTGCAGTGGGTATGATGAATACAGCTAAGAATTTTAGTTTGAATTGTAATGCCCATTGGATACAAGATTATGAACCTGAAAATTGGAAAAAGACTCATAAATATTTACAGATATCAGGATTTTTAAACTATAAATTGACCCATGAATTTAAAGATAGTATTGCTTCTCAGATCGGACATATTCCTTTTAATTACAAACATTTTAGATGGGAAAGTAAATATGGGCAGAAAAGCCAGATATTCCATATAGAAAGAGAAAAATTATGCGATTTAGTAGCACCTTCAGGAATTATTGGTTATGTAGTAGATGAAGCTTGTAGTGAAACTGGATTAAAAAAGGGTATTCCAGTTGTAGCAGGAGGCTCTGACAAAGGTTGTGAAACACTGGGAGTCGGATGTTTTGATAATTATACTGCAAGCATATCACTAGGCTCTAATGCATCTATACAAACTACTTCAAAAAAATATTACGAAGCATTAAGATTCATTTGTCCATTTCCAGCTGTAATACCTAAAGCATATAATCCAGAAATTCAGATTTACAGAGGATATTGGATGATATCTTGGTTCAAAAAAGAATTTGCACAAAAAGAAGTTGCACAAGCAAAAGAACTGAATATAGCTCCTGAAGAACTTCTGAATAGACGATTAAATGATATACCACCTGGCTGTGATGGTTTAGTATTTCAACCTTATTGGGGGGCTGGAGCGAAAAGACCTGAAGGCAAGGGGGCAATTATAGGATTTGACGATTATCATACAAGGATACATATCTATCGAGCAATAATTGAAGGTATAGGATTTGGGTTATATGAAGGCTTACAATATATACAAAAAAAATCTAAAATGAACATTGAAAAAATAATGGTTTCTGGTGGTGGTTCACAAAGTGATGCCATATGTCAAATAACAGCAGACTTGTTCAATAAACCTGTTTACAGAGTTCAGACATATGAAACATCGGGATTAGGGGCTGCTATTGTTGGATATGTATCAAAAGGTGAATATAAAACTTTTGGCGAAGCGGTTAAAAATATGGTGCATATGAAAGATGAATTCTTACCGGATTCCGAAAATGTAAAAACATATAGTAGAATATATAAAGATATATATTGCAGAGTATACAATAAATTGAAGCCTTTGTACAAAGAAATGCAAAATGATAATGCTGATAATTAA
- a CDS encoding FAD-binding oxidoreductase, producing the protein MSSYKGFMPDWEHETPPEKSFRSILKWGSPTEYKCPNERLYKVIKETFGLDDEYFKTKKGEGLDKVDVEFPVNLSQEQIQRFKKIVGEDNVKSDTYNRLRVSYGNTMIDLMRLRKEIIENLPDIVLYPSNKSQIEEIVKYCSEEKIPIYCKAGGSTVTRGMEAVKGGVSLDLAVNFNKVVSFNEKNQTITVESGMQGPELENVLNKADELLGAKRKYTCGHFPQSFEYSGVGGWVVTRGAGQNSSYYGKIEDIVICQEYATPVGIIKTEEYPAMATGPSIDQIMIGSEGTFGVLTHVTLKVFKYMPENRIRFSYIFPSWENAQAAAREITQGEFGIPSVFRLSDPEETSLMLKLYNVEGTKLDSIMTRKGFKQMERCLYLGFTDGEIGFCKNMKKKLHKICKKYGAMYLTGYPTKQWEKGRFRDPYMRDALMDFGIVIDTMECSVTWDTMSEVHRGLREYCKARPETICLTHMSHVYPQGANLYFIFIARMDMNEYVDYQAGILDNYVKYGAAISHHHGIGKSFGPWLEHSIGENCYDVIRTLKKHFDPDNIMNPGGTLGLDVERRKLKYK; encoded by the coding sequence ATGTCAAGTTATAAAGGATTTATGCCAGATTGGGAACATGAAACTCCACCAGAAAAAAGTTTTAGATCTATACTAAAATGGGGTAGTCCTACTGAATATAAATGTCCTAATGAAAGATTGTACAAAGTAATAAAAGAAACTTTCGGATTAGATGATGAATATTTTAAGACAAAAAAAGGTGAAGGCCTAGATAAAGTTGACGTGGAATTTCCAGTGAATCTATCACAAGAACAAATTCAAAGATTTAAAAAGATAGTAGGAGAAGATAACGTTAAATCAGATACCTACAATAGATTAAGAGTTTCATATGGTAACACGATGATTGATTTAATGAGACTTAGAAAGGAAATAATTGAAAATCTTCCAGATATAGTATTATATCCTAGTAACAAATCTCAAATAGAAGAAATAGTGAAATATTGTTCTGAAGAAAAAATTCCAATCTATTGTAAAGCAGGAGGATCAACCGTTACAAGAGGTATGGAAGCAGTCAAAGGTGGTGTAAGCCTTGATTTAGCTGTTAATTTCAATAAAGTAGTATCATTTAATGAAAAGAATCAGACCATAACAGTAGAATCAGGAATGCAAGGACCAGAACTTGAAAATGTATTAAATAAAGCAGATGAACTACTAGGTGCTAAGAGAAAATATACTTGTGGACATTTTCCTCAATCTTTTGAATACTCTGGGGTAGGTGGCTGGGTAGTAACTAGAGGAGCAGGGCAAAACTCAAGTTATTATGGAAAAATAGAAGACATCGTTATTTGCCAAGAATACGCAACACCAGTTGGAATAATTAAAACAGAAGAATATCCAGCTATGGCAACAGGACCTTCTATAGACCAGATAATGATTGGTAGTGAAGGAACATTTGGAGTTCTAACACATGTAACTCTAAAGGTATTTAAATATATGCCTGAAAACAGAATAAGATTTAGCTACATATTCCCAAGTTGGGAGAATGCTCAAGCTGCTGCTAGAGAAATAACTCAAGGTGAATTTGGTATACCTTCTGTGTTTAGATTATCTGATCCAGAAGAGACCAGCCTAATGTTAAAACTTTATAATGTTGAAGGAACTAAGCTGGACTCAATTATGACTCGTAAAGGATTCAAGCAGATGGAACGATGCCTTTACCTTGGATTTACCGACGGTGAAATTGGTTTCTGTAAGAATATGAAGAAAAAACTTCACAAGATATGTAAAAAATATGGAGCTATGTATCTAACAGGATATCCAACAAAACAGTGGGAAAAAGGAAGATTTAGAGATCCTTATATGAGAGATGCACTAATGGACTTCGGAATAGTCATAGATACTATGGAATGTTCTGTAACATGGGATACTATGAGTGAAGTACATAGAGGATTAAGAGAATATTGTAAGGCTAGACCTGAGACAATATGTCTTACTCACATGTCACATGTATATCCACAAGGAGCTAATTTATACTTTATATTTATTGCTAGAATGGATATGAATGAATATGTTGATTATCAAGCCGGTATTCTAGATAACTATGTTAAATATGGAGCAGCTATAAGTCACCATCATGGTATTGGTAAATCATTTGGTCCATGGCTAGAGCATTCGATAGGAGAAAATTGTTACGATGTAATAAGGACTCTTAAAAAACATTTTGATCCAGATAACATAATGAATCCTGGAGGAACACTTGGACTAGATGTAGAGAGAAGAAAATTAAAATATAAATAG
- a CDS encoding manganese efflux pump MntP yields MYSIILIAVSMAMDAFAVSISLGLAINHNYNLTALKTGLSFGLFQSIMALLGWLLGCSLKRIIDPIDHWIAFILLSAIGINFIKESKHPSNTLSINSLRVLFTLSLATSIDAFATGVTFSLLKVNIIIAVCLIGQITYCASVIGVYIGKSLRKNTNLQSCVNILGGTILIIIGVKILITHLINGI; encoded by the coding sequence GTGTATTCTATTATTTTAATAGCAGTAAGTATGGCCATGGATGCTTTTGCTGTATCCATTTCTCTAGGTCTGGCTATCAATCATAATTATAATTTAACTGCTCTTAAAACAGGTTTATCTTTCGGATTATTTCAGAGTATAATGGCATTATTAGGATGGCTATTAGGATGTTCTCTGAAAAGAATCATTGACCCAATTGATCATTGGATAGCTTTTATATTACTTTCTGCCATTGGTATCAATTTTATAAAAGAATCCAAGCATCCTTCCAATACTCTATCTATCAACAGCCTAAGAGTATTGTTTACCTTATCTTTAGCAACTAGTATTGATGCCTTTGCAACTGGAGTCACATTCTCACTTTTAAAAGTCAATATTATAATAGCAGTGTGCTTAATTGGACAAATCACATATTGTGCATCTGTAATAGGTGTTTATATTGGAAAAAGTTTAAGAAAAAATACTAATTTACAGTCATGTGTTAATATTTTAGGTGGAACAATATTAATAATCATAGGAGTAAAAATACTAATAACCCATCTTATTAATGGAATTTAA